From a single Paenibacillus sp. FSL W8-0426 genomic region:
- a CDS encoding NAD(P)/FAD-dependent oxidoreductase, producing the protein MRDADCIIVGGGIAGLQAAIQLGRYSVHKVLVVDDGQGRSSRCRSYHNIIGFPEGVSGAELRAKGRMQAERTGVLFEQDRIVRAERRGERIWLAGSAGRQYTASAVLLATGLSDRIPDISGITATLGKSVYVCPDCDGYEIQNRRTILMGSGEPGASMALTLIERTRELMYINHEQLPISAELHRSMKQAGVRYLEAAVKEVRHAGDGWIQGVVTEDGQHFDAERGFVAFGGNQVHSGLARQLGAKIADNDHVHADPRSMQAAPQVWIAGDLGIHAEQATVAMGEGAIAAIWIHKALKQLRQQEQQELQSKMADVPARAKFD; encoded by the coding sequence ATGCGGGATGCGGATTGCATCATCGTGGGTGGCGGCATTGCAGGATTGCAGGCAGCCATACAATTGGGACGGTACAGCGTCCATAAAGTGTTGGTCGTGGATGACGGCCAAGGGCGTTCATCGCGCTGCCGTTCTTATCATAACATCATTGGTTTTCCCGAAGGTGTCTCGGGCGCCGAATTAAGAGCCAAAGGCAGAATGCAGGCGGAACGGACAGGCGTTCTTTTCGAACAGGACCGCATTGTCCGCGCCGAACGGCGAGGGGAACGGATATGGCTTGCAGGTTCTGCGGGACGCCAATACACGGCCTCTGCCGTGCTGCTTGCCACAGGCCTTTCGGACCGGATACCCGACATTTCCGGAATCACGGCCACGCTGGGCAAGTCGGTGTATGTCTGCCCGGACTGCGACGGATACGAAATACAGAACCGCCGAACGATTCTGATGGGATCCGGGGAGCCCGGGGCGAGCATGGCGTTGACGCTCATTGAGCGTACGCGCGAGCTGATGTATATTAACCATGAACAGCTGCCGATCTCCGCTGAATTGCATCGGAGCATGAAGCAGGCTGGCGTTCGATACCTGGAGGCTGCGGTAAAGGAGGTTCGGCATGCGGGAGATGGATGGATTCAAGGCGTGGTGACGGAGGACGGGCAGCATTTTGACGCAGAGCGCGGTTTTGTCGCCTTCGGCGGCAATCAGGTTCACTCCGGTCTGGCCCGCCAATTGGGTGCGAAAATCGCGGACAACGATCATGTCCATGCTGACCCGAGGAGCATGCAAGCTGCGCCGCAGGTGTGGATTGCAGGGGACCTCGGCATCCATGCGGAACAGGCTACCGTTGCGATGGGCGAAGGCGCCATTGCAGCCATCTGGATTCACAAAGCGTTGAAGCAGCTGCGGCAGCAGGAGCAGCAGGAGCTCCAGTCGAAAATGGCGGATGTCCCGGCACGCGCAAAATTCGATTGA